The DNA sequence AAGAACCCCATACCCTTCCTTCACCAGAGTTGGTCCTATTCCAAAGTGTGTCTCTTGTGTAAACCGAACGTATTTTTAAAAGGCTGTTCATTACACATAATGACACAGAACAGGAAAAGTTGCAATTATTGCCAAGGATTAGCCTTCAAACTAATAACACAGGAAGTTGTCTCACTCCACTTGGTCCCATTTGGAGCTGAATTTACAATCcttcgggggggggaggggaagggggggagagaagagcccAGCTACACAGCAGTGGCAATGAAACGGATTCTGACTGGCAGATCTGGCATGTCATGCACAGTGCAGGTGGAAGTGTGCCACGTTGCCCTCTCATTTTACTACAGGGGCACATCACCATTAGCTCTGGCTATTTGTACCCAGCTTTCTTCACTCGCTAGGCACCCATCGTGGCCTTGTTATCAACTCCTGCTTTGAAGCCAGCAGCCAAACGACACCAAGACTTTGGGCCTGACCTGCTACTTCCCTGCAACCTTAACCAGCCCAGAGCTGCACGCCCCCCAGACGCTGAGCAGCAATTGTTGAGGCagcctctcttccccaccccccactccctggCTCTCTCTAAAGTATATGGCTTGAAAGtgtgaccaaggccattccaggtacTGCGCACAGGCCCCAAAGAGCAAACCAACCCTGGGTTCCAGTATGGCCCAACCCTCCTCCTAATTGCCTGTGATTTCCCAAACTAAGCACAGCCGCGGAGCAGCAGGCAAGCTTGCTCCACTTTGGTCATGGCACGCCTGAGCTCTCCAGCCTGCGGAACGGGCGCCAGCCGCAAATACCACAGCTGGTCCTAAAGCTAAAATGGGTGGCACCTGTTGGTGGCCacggggatccctgcccccaagtcAGCATGCAGAGATGACGGCCTCTTCACCCCTCGCCTCGCCGGAGGCCACGAAGgcccctcccacccctcctctcCGCATCCCCCCTCCCGTTTTTAGTCACAGTTTATGTTCCCATTGGCCACATTCAGCACGTCCATCAAGAGAGGGTGCCAGCACTCCTCCCGGATTGCTTCCGCAGGAAAAGGAGGGGTTGTACCACTAAGCAGCATGACGAGTGGCTTGGAAAAGTTTATaccaaaaaaaaattgagaaatcGAGAAAGGCGGAGCTTGTGGACAGCAGGTCTGCCCTTTCTCTGGTCGAGCCTCGGCTGTCAAGCTGCTGGATCCCGTCATCATCTAGAAACACAACCAAAACAGAGGAAACCCTTCAGGATCAGATAGTGAAGATCCCTCTAGttcaggcgtggccaaactgtggttctttcacacattttgtgtggctctcaaagcccccaccactcctttggctggcttggagaagtcatttaaaatgaaagttgctttcttcccacctctccctccctctcccctaaccccatctattttccttctgtccttcctgatgtttattctgtgtggctcttagttaaacaagtttggccactcctgctctggtTTAACACACAGACGTCATGAGTCCCTCTGGACTGCGTGAAGCTTCTCTTAGTCACTTTGCAAGCTCACAAAGGGCCGCCCAGGCAGTGGCCACAAGAGACTCTCACTGGTAACCATGGGAGGCCGGGGCAAGCGGCTATTTAAAAGCCTGCATTTAAACAGGGCACTAGTGGCCCGCTCTACCATCCCATCTACCTGTTTGGGTCCTGTTCCCATTACCCTCAAAAACATAGCGAGGGGAGTTTATTTGGTTTCTCAAGAAAGGCACCTGCACAACTTTGGGAGAGACTGGGGACTTGAATGGGGATTCTCACATAGAAGCCTGGCGCTGCAGCCACTCCAGCTAGCCAGTGATGAGGGcagtgcactctctctctctcgctctctctctgcgCCTCTTATTCCCCCTTCTCACCATCTCCTGTCTCCTTCATCCCCACACACGTGCTTTTCCACTTCCTGTCAAACTGATTCCAATGCACCTCTGTATCCTGTGTCAAATAAGCAAACCTCTCCTTCTgtttctcctgagagccagtttgatgtagtggttaagtgtgcagactctcatctgggagaacgaggtatgattccccactcctccacttgcagctgctggaatggccttgggtcagccatggctctcacagaagttgtccttgaaagagcagctgctgtgagagccctctcagccccacctgcctcacagggtgtctgttgtgggggaggaagggaaaggagattgcaggccactctgagactctgtccttgaaagggcagcttctgggagagctctctcagccccatccggcTCACatattgtctgttgtgggggaggaagggaaaggagattgtgagcaactctgagactctgtccttgaaagggcagctgctgtgagagccctttcagccccactcacctcacagggtgtctgttgtggggggagaagataaaggagattgtaaaccactctgagtctctgattcagagagaagggtggggtataaatctgatcatcttcttctttgtctgtACTGGGGTCTCCAatatggtgcccaccaagtgttctgagaaagtaggcagggccaggtgggcttTTAAAAGAtagatatattggatttatatcccgccctccacttcaaagagtgtcagagcggctcacaatctcctttcccttcctcctccacaacagacaccctgtgaggtagatgaagatattggatttatatcccgccctccactccgaagagtctcagagcggctcacaatcacctttcccttcctcccccacaacagacaccctgtgaggtagatgaagatattggatttatatcccgccttccactctgaagagtctcagagcggctcacaatctcctttaccttcctcccccacaaaagacaccctgtgaggtagatgaagatattggatttatatcccgccctccactccgaagagtctcagagcggctcacaatctcctttcccttcctcccccacaacagacaccctgtgaggtagatgaagatattggatttatatcccgccctccactccgaagagtctcagagtggctcacaatctcctttcccttcctcccccacaacagacaccctgtgaagtagatgaagatattggatttatatcccgccctccactccaaagagtctcagagtggctcacaatctcctttaccttcctcccccacaaaagacaccctgtgaggtgggtggggctggagagagctctcccagaagctgccctttcaacgacaacctctgccagagctatgactgacccaaggccattccagcagctgttagtggaggagtggggaatcaaacccggttctcccagataagagtccacgcacttaaccgctacaccaaactggcgtttcAACCTAGCAAAGCTTCCTACTGGCCGCTGGAGACTTCACTGACTGTGCAGagctttaaaaatgttgcttggacagcacaaggatctttacgGTGTGGTTGAGGattaagctgcagcagccatttttgtggctggctcccttTCACGGGGCAGCCATCTTGTGACCGTGCCCCCCACGCTGTGCCAGGATTCCGCAGGTGCCCCCAGGGGATCCCAGCCCTGTCCTTTGCtggtaatgagaaaagaaaaacaaagaagggaaagaaacttgacccaaaaactggagtaagaaacctaaaaggttaataagTGATTAAAgagccgaacattaaaaacaaaatgtataaACATCATAAATTAACAtacatgtttttattgttgaaagcGAAAACCATTGAAGGGCCCATCACAAGCCTCTATCCcttgtaaaatcataaaacctcaatgggaacccactcaacttgacctgacgcgtttcgacctaaattggtcttcttcagaggtcagaaagggaaGCGCACATATAGGCTCATaacacagaacagaataaaacaatagaacaatgctggaccacaaggaaattcagtgaagtgacaaaggcttagagatattcttgaggccccTTGTTccatagccttatgtcttaatcaagagcatacctacagtattcagtgtttttttgtatgccacattgtccagaattgatcaagtaaaagtcagagcctatgtgccaagagctGTGTGTGTCTAAGAGTTGTGtgtcttggcacataggctctgactttacttgatcaattctggacaatgtggcatacaaaaaaacactgaatgctataggtatgctcttgattaagatATAAGGCTATACAACAAGAgacctcaagaatatctctaagcctttgtcatttcactaaatttccttgtggtccagcattgttctattgttttattctgttctgtattatgagccaatatgtgtacttacctgtctgacctctgaagaagaccaattttggtcaggtcaagttgagtgggttcccattgaggttttatgattttacaagGGATAGAGGCTtgtgatgggcccttaaatggttttagctttcaacaataaatacatgtatgctgatttatgattttttttacactttttttaatgttcggcccattaattgcatattaaccttttaggtttcttactttTCTTATAATGAACAGAATCTGGAAGTCTCTGGGACTTGAGATGCATCTGGTGCTCTGAACTCAGCCCAGGAGAAGCTGCAACCACAGGCAGTTTGGCAGTTAAGATGCATCTGGTCTTCAGAGCGTGCTGACTTGCAATATGTAAAACAGACACTCTCTACTGAAGTTTATGTGAGAcactcccctgccccacctgcagCCCTTCCTGCTACAGGCATTTCTAGTAAGTGATTGAGGCAGGGCTGGCCATcccacgaggcaaactaggcaactgcctagggcgctggccttctgggggtcctgaactgggtgcccccccatgtgactctgtgatgttacagtgcagggggggggggctttgcctagggtgccagacagtctacggCAGGggagtcgaactcatttgttatgagggccagatgtgacctaaatgagaccttgtcgggccgggccatgtcaggttgggcagagtcatgtgtgtgcctatttaaggttaggtagcagagatacaaactttttaaaaggacacggacaaacacaattaaagattcgtttttcaaaaaacttaaaacaaaacgtGACATGCTTaaaattagcacttgttggtcttaaaggtactttctttgtatttctcccatgggatccagggaactgggcaaaggaagctctggctttttaaCTCACTCCCCaggggaaaaggagggggaggagcctcaaccaatggagaaaattgaggttttgctctgtagctcctgtgcaattgagcaagccttgtaaagcaagctgagacgcacaaggaaacaagagagagggagaaggaagcagacaagagccagttgctcgggggcctgataggagcccttcaggggcctgattcggctcccgggctgcattttgacacccctggactagggccagccctggactgAGGGCTTATACCTCTACTGCCAGTGTAAATAAGGAAAAGGGAACAAACACCCACCGCCTCAGATTCCGTGTTTCAAATAGTGTGTCTTCATCACTCTCCAGAGAAGCCATCTCCATGTTATCTTCAGAGTTAGAAAGAAGACCGTATTTCTTCCGTGCGGGCTTCCTTgcactgaaagaaagaaaaggtatGGGTTTTCCCCCCATTAGCTGCAGTATTCCAAAATCTCTTGCTGGAGTAGTAGTAAAATTTATTGCgtgcagccattggccattacaattacaGCAACTTACAAGTTAAAAACAGTCAAGGACTCTAAAATGAACACATTCAAATTTAATTATTCACAATCTTAGTTACAAACAGTGTCCCCGTGATTCCATAACCAGGCTCTAATTGTCCAGTTAACAACATCATTTTACTGTCTACCTGGGTACTGCCTTTGCCCTTATTTTGCTAGCAGCCAAAGCAAAAAGCGCTATCTTATAAGAGACCATAGAGTCACTATCTGACAACAGAAATTTTAGCTTATCCATATCAGAAGCCATAAACAATTGATCTGTTATTTCAGAAACTTGCGTCTAGGTTCTGAATACAGTGGGCAAACCATaacataatgcaggggtggccaacagtagctctccagatggttttttttgcctacaactctcatcagccccagccattagccatgctggctggggctgatgggagttgtaggcaaaaaacatctggagagctactgttggccacccctgacataatgGAAGAGGTTTTCCACAGAAGTTTTGCATACACAAATATGCTGTTCCTGAGGTGTTTTAAAACTTGGTTGTAAAACTTAGCCCAGTTGCCATTTCTGAATAAGGACTTGTTGCCAAGCAGCAATGAGAAAACCCAAAGGATGTTATCTTTTGAACCACCCAGCTCAGTCATTCACCAGGCCAGTGAGACAACACCAGTGCTAACAGcaaccaaaaaaagtcctgggtacaCAGAAGCATAACACTGGATATCAAATAAGAACTTGAGTCAAGCAGCTCCTTAGGAGTTCAACAATATTTTCAGGGTATAtgttttcgagagtcaaagcttccttggTCAGATACCAGctttactggattcaaatctaaccTTCTGCAGACCGAGATGGCGACCCACTGAAGATTATGAAATAATGGTttggaagaagaactgcagatttatatcctgcccttctttctgaatcagagcggcttacaatctcctttatcttctccccccacaacagacaacctatgaggtaggtggggctgagagggctctcacagcagctgtcctttccaggacaacctctgccagagctatggcttacccaaggccattccagcaggtgcaagtggaggagtggggaatcaaacccagttctcccagataagagtccgcacacttaaccactacaccaaactggctctataccaGTTTGGAAATTACAGCAACTTACAAGGTTTTTATCTGGCCCGCACTTGCTTTATATTTTCCAGGTTCTTAGCTGATTATGTTTTTTAAGATCAGTTAGACATTATAGTTATGGCAACTTTGGTTATTTAGTATTCTATGACATTTTCATTTGTGAGCTTACTGGAATCCCTTATGCCCAAAGCAGCAGCACAAAATGAAAACAGAAACAAGAACTTTAATTACATATCCATAATGCTGAACAAGCAGcacataatttaaaataaaagccTTACAGTACTCCTGAGAGAATTACAAGGCAATACTGTACGTAGAGCACTCTGGACActctatagcagggatggccaaacttgcttaacgtaacagccacacagaataaacgtcagatgtttgaaagccacaagatatgaacatcagatgtttgagagttgaatgacaagggagggaaggaaggaaggcaaacagattggggagggggaggtggaaagaaagcaaatttagaTACATtacccaagctgccagctggcttggagaagcaatttaaagagaaatgccttctccaagtcagccaacggggcggtgggggcttcaagagacacacaaaatatgtgaaagagccacatttgcctcccaagccgcagtttggccactcctgttctatagAAGTCTACAAAAACCGCATCATTATTATTTATATCTACCCTAGTCCCATTCCAGGCTCCTTACTTAAGCCCTCCTTTCCCTCCAGAGTAGCAGAGATTTCCCCCTGGTGCAAATGGAAGATGCTGTCCCTGGGGTAGTCTTGggcacaggcctgtagctactgtggggcccggggggggaggcaggtcatccattcaacccctccttccatctgtatggccccttctttggagggcctccaatctgccccctttgttCACCGCCACTTGCTGccgctctgaacaagtgcagcattgctactgAGGTGGCGAGGGAGGAAGCCTTCCTTGGAACAGAAACAATCCCCTGCTAGCTGGATCCTCAGTGGCCAGAGGCAGTGAGGGCCTTAGAATCTGGGGAGGGGGGtagttccttccaggagggcgGGAAAGAGGCTTCAGTTTTTGCCTGGCAAGAGAGACCAGCAGGGAGGGGCTTCAGGTTggcgggggaggaggagaagcttaCTTGCAGCCAGATCCCCCTGGAAGGTCTACTTGAGATAgacaaattgggggtgggggactgtcactttacttgagaagcagataTAGTGTTTAGAGTCAAACTGGGTGGCCCTCTGGCCCCCCTCccaaacaaaaaatgctgctgtgggacccaccaaacatgaaatcctgactAGGGCCCTGCACAGGCAGCCCCTCTTCCCTcccaattaggcttcccaatcaccAGGAtccccctggttttacaggctcccccccccgccctcagccagctggctggcgggggaagcccttcccccacagccaccatgtacctgtaGATCTCCAGgaggtttagaaacttgcaaacaggTCTGGTTTCAAAATGTCTGtttgtgcctttaaagttaagcaggaaacaggaagtacttcatggggaagggtcagcaacagacCTCCTCAGAGCACagcccctcagtttgttttgcttttgtttaagagcaagtaagtgtgtgtgtaaaagagagcagcttagcccctgtacttttcagacctcgttgtggagacagttaagtgtgtatgtgtgtgtgtgagagagagagaaagcaagaaagcagGCACAGAAATCTTTGAAGAGCCAGTAAAAaggtgtgtctctgtgcttgttctgcattgttttcagagtctttgtataggaaccagtttatgtagggttgccaatcctcaggcggAAGgaggggtcccctggtttggagaccccccacctgcttcaggatcatcagaaagcggggggaggaaaatggcttctgggaactctattattccctacggagacttattcccataggaaataatggatagttGATCATTGGGtatctgggaaggctgttttttgaggtagaggcaccaaatttgcagtattgCATCCAGCCactccccagaataccctccaattttcaaaaggattggaccaagggatccaattctatgagccccaaaagaaggtgcccctatccttcattatttccagtggagggaaggcatttaaaaggtgtgtggtctctttaaatgtgatggccagaactctttcaattatgcttgccacaccctttctcctggctccagccccaaagtccccagatatttcttgaaatggacttggcaaccctactcccgatGGCTTGGTGGAGATAGGGACTAAGGGCACTGCCCTACTTTATAGGGCTGTTGTAAAACGCTAGCAATATTCTGAGCGCTCTACGAATGCAATATTAGTAACGGCCGGCGCAGCCATCCTCACCGGAACACTCGGCCGCCGAGGTAATACAGGAGGCCCAGGGCGGCGAGGGCCAAGAAGACGAAGAGGGCGCGCCGGAGGGCCGGCAGCCCCAGCCCGAACAGCCCCGAAGCCGAGGGGGCGCCGGGCAGCGTGGGTGTGGCTGTGGCAGGGCCCATCCCCTGGCCGTGGCCTCCGCTCCCTGACGGGGTGGCGGCAGGCGCGGCCGTCCCGTTGGCGGCAGTTTCGGCGGCCGCGGCTGCCCTCAAGAGCGCCGCCACGAGAACGAGACGCGCCGCCATCCCAGCCGCAGAGGAGGGGGAAACTGGCCACGCCGGAAGTGCCCGCGGGGAACCGGGGGCCGCGACGGACCAACTTCCGGGAGCAACGGCTCCGGCGTGCCCTCGACTGCCTATGCCCAGCAAGGACCGTTCCGCTCTCGACCCTGCAACGTCCGCGACTAGAAAGgcttgtggaggaagaagagcgGAGTCTGCAAGGCTTTGCGCGGCGGATAGAGAaagggtgtcagacatgtgggccgggggccaaattagggctcctatcaagcctctgagcaacttgctgtcatctgcttccttctccctctctcttgcttccttctgcatcacaccttactttgcaaggcttgctcaggagctacagagcaaagtttatattttctccattggctgaggctcctcccttggagaaccatgcctcttttccttctattggctgaggctcctccccctctttgtcccctggggaaggaaggagccagagcttcctttgccgagttccctggatcacacaggatacaaagaaagcgcctttaagattgaatactaatgttttaaacatgttttattttaagattttttttaaaaaaattgtttttctctgtgtcctttataaagtttatatctctgctacctaatcttaaataggtacacatatggcccggctcagcatggctcagcccaacgaggtctcagttatgtcctcataacaaatgagttcgacacccctgggctaaaggGTCTGTCTAGGACAGGGgcggccaaagtgtggctcaggaggcacaagtggctcttttgcacacatTGAGTGGTTCTCAAAGCCTCAAACACctagccaaccagcagcttggagaatgcatataaagttaaagttgctttctttccacctgtctctcccccatctatttgcattccttcctttcaacatctgacgttcatgtctcgaggttctcaaacatctgacatttattctatgcagctcttattataagcaagtttgcccacccctgggctaggatctgggcgGCCAAAGTTCCAATCCCTGTTCTGCCATGGGGGCTTGCGAGACTGATCTTGGGACAAccgcacagggttgttgtgagggaaaaaTGGAGGCGAGGACAATGTGGGCTCCCGATAGCGGGTGGAGGGTAAGtgaagtaaagaaataaataaataaaattctgctCGTTATTAGCACTTCCCGTTTAGAAACAAAAAGCTGGGGGCCTGAATCACTGTAGTATTTTTAACTCTAGGGTTGGACTTATATTGGAGACGAAGTTCAAAAGAGACGCACCAATTTCTGTTCCACACATACATAAACTACAATTCCCATGGAGCATCACTGCGAACACGGAGATAGTTTCTGCGCGTCGCGGAACCTTCTGGGAATTGCAGTCGAGCGCGTCAAGGAGCTTGCGAAATCCCATTCTTGGAAGGCGAACTGTGTCGAGCGGGCTGCTGGGAAAAGGAGCCTGACCTAGGCCAAAGAGCGATTGATGGCGCTAAGCC is a window from the Heteronotia binoei isolate CCM8104 ecotype False Entrance Well chromosome 2, APGP_CSIRO_Hbin_v1, whole genome shotgun sequence genome containing:
- the FAM174C gene encoding protein FAM174C codes for the protein MAARLVLVAALLRAAAAAETAANGTAAPAATPSGSGGHGQGMGPATATPTLPGAPSASGLFGLGLPALRRALFVFLALAALGLLYYLGGRVFRARKPARKKYGLLSNSEDNMEMASLESDEDTLFETRNLRR